A region of Ignavibacteriota bacterium DNA encodes the following proteins:
- the accB gene encoding acetyl-CoA carboxylase biotin carboxyl carrier protein, with amino-acid sequence MDLNYLRRLVKIFDDSKATHMDIEEDGVRISLALEQPDIHQTVASTQSYAAPQIAAPSIAPPTVQTSEQTQASSPAVDSNLHTIKSPIVGTFYCSPSPDAGSFVEVGSRVKPGDTLCIIEAMKLMNEIESDVAGIIEKILVENAKPVEFNQPIFVVRPE; translated from the coding sequence ATGGATTTAAATTATTTACGCAGACTTGTAAAAATATTTGATGACAGTAAAGCAACTCACATGGATATTGAGGAGGACGGAGTTCGAATTTCTCTGGCTTTAGAGCAGCCAGATATTCATCAAACGGTGGCATCAACACAATCTTATGCCGCACCACAAATCGCTGCTCCATCAATTGCTCCGCCAACTGTTCAGACAAGCGAGCAAACACAAGCATCTTCTCCGGCTGTAGACTCAAATCTTCACACAATCAAATCGCCAATCGTTGGTACTTTTTACTGCTCACCATCCCCGGATGCAGGTTCATTTGTAGAAGTAGGTTCACGTGTGAAACCCGGCGATACACTATGTATAATAGAAGCGATGAAACTTATGAATGAAATCGAAAGTGATGTTGCAGGCATTATTGAAAAAATCTTAGTAGAAAACGCTAAACCTGTAGAATTCAATCAGCCAATATTTGTTGTACGACCTGAATAA
- a CDS encoding purine-nucleoside phosphorylase, producing MNSKYLKKFTSAANQVRNIISDIPDIAIIAGSGIAASFEKNKNTQTLNYNILENFPKTSVEGHHGEMLHYDFDGKNALVFSGRFHYYEGRTLSEICSIVALIHILGIKRLIITNAAGGLNPKFQVGDIMLFNDTIDFFFFKNYDSSFVPADTDYRCPVNRNNSSYQEQLEAELIRSGIPYQNGVYIGVTGPNYETRAEIRAFRRLGADAVGMSSVPELKAAKILGIETIGLSLITNTASEIMQEVTHDEVIIAARDSATKIKSIIKKAVNL from the coding sequence ATGAACTCAAAATACTTGAAAAAATTTACATCAGCAGCCAATCAGGTCAGGAATATTATTAGCGATATTCCGGATATAGCAATTATTGCCGGTTCAGGTATAGCTGCATCATTTGAAAAAAACAAAAATACACAAACTCTAAATTATAACATCCTTGAAAATTTTCCCAAAACTTCAGTAGAAGGTCACCACGGAGAAATGCTCCATTATGATTTTGATGGGAAAAACGCATTAGTATTCTCAGGCAGATTTCACTACTACGAAGGTAGAACACTATCAGAGATTTGCTCTATTGTAGCACTGATTCATATTTTAGGCATTAAAAGATTAATTATCACAAATGCCGCAGGAGGTTTAAATCCTAAATTTCAAGTAGGTGATATAATGCTATTCAATGACACAATTGACTTTTTCTTTTTTAAAAATTATGATTCATCATTTGTTCCGGCAGATACAGACTATCGTTGCCCTGTAAATAGAAATAACAGTAGTTATCAAGAACAATTAGAAGCAGAATTAATTCGAAGTGGAATTCCATATCAAAACGGAGTTTACATTGGAGTAACCGGTCCGAATTACGAAACAAGAGCAGAGATTCGTGCATTCAGACGGCTGGGAGCTGATGCTGTGGGAATGTCGTCTGTGCCGGAATTAAAAGCCGCAAAAATTTTAGGAATTGAAACAATAGGCTTATCACTAATCACAAATACAGCAAGTGAAATAATGCAAGAAGTTACTCACGATGAAGTAATAATTGCAGCAAGAGATTCTGCAACCAAAATTAAGTCTATAATAAAAAAAGCAGTTAATTTATAA